The following proteins are co-located in the Malassezia restricta chromosome II, complete sequence genome:
- a CDS encoding NADPH-dependent medium chain alcohol dehydrogenase — protein sequence MQKPILDLRCTPCCDDHAPMCNECDEAAHCPDAAESIICYDPHCAEPPCEQDHMSQALSFGILPCCPVPSVSGRCCTTPTDTSFHDPAAAAMTAPCSLPSTCTYDMCARGLDLICHEADIHHTQPCEQDANSGNCVSVCDGYVRPWHACSTFGLNNDMEFAYPQGAFDPCCAPCTDPVSCHAPCFDVPPSFVSMTPRRSAPSIWRSSEEPSVSGTSCSTPTSHPYPNTPDQTDQALDMLSCRWNGCGFQVPSMQELSLHMHKTHVPDMDVQSIQNYFNAPIPLDTQMSMPDAWALKAPKPLAPSPTDTGTGVALESQGLLDNVVTACLCPLDEQGKKQHACGWIHCTESFDTHAELTAHIAEVHVGSGKTEYECGWVGCERAKHGRKFQQKQKVLRHIQTHTGDRPYVCSVCHKRFSETSTLTQHMRTHTNERPYKCDFPGCNKSFSVIGSLTIHKRTHTGDRPFKCPYPNCHRQFSESSNLNKHLRVHSGDKPFECPECKRRFSRPDQRARHRKIHAKQVASTHAASTSSSLAPSVSMPRAPEAGPIIESVAVVGL from the coding sequence ATGCAAAAGCCGATCCTAGATTTGCGCTGCACTCCGTGCTGTGACGACCATGCGCCGATGTGCAATGAATGTGACGAGGCAGCTCACTGTCCAGACGCCGCAGAATCTATCATTTGCTATGATCCACACTGTGCCGAGCCGCCATGTGAGCAAGATCATATGAGCCAGGCCCTTTCGTTTGGCATCCTTCCATGCTGCCCAGTTCCATCCGTATCGGGGAGATGCTGCACGACTCCAACTGACACTAGTTTTCATGACCCAGCCGCGGCTGCCATGACCGCACCATGCTCGCTACCTTCGACCTGTACATACGACATGTGTGCCAGAGGCTTGGATCTTATTTGCCACGAAGCGGACATCCATCATACTCAACCATGTGAACAAGATGCCAACTCAGGCAATTGTGTGAGTGTGTGTGATGGATACGTCaggccatggcatgcatgTTCGACCTTTGGACTGAATAACGACATGGAGTTTGCTTACCCACAAGGCGCCTTTGACCCttgctgcgcgccgtgtACGGACCCTGTATCGTGTCACGCTCCATGTTTTGATGTCCCACCCTCCTTCGTGTCCATGACCCCAcgccgctcggcgccatCAATATGGCGTTCTTCGGAGGAGCCTAGTGTGAGTGGCACCTCGTGCTCTACGCCTACATCGCATCCGTACCCCAACACACCAGACCAGACAGACCAGGCGCTGGATATGCTTTCGTGCCGGTGGAATGGATGTGGCTTTCAAGTGCCATCCATGCAAGAACTCTCTCTTCATATGCACAAGACGCATGTGCCGGACATGGATGTCCAATCCATCCAAAATTATTTCAATGCACCTATACCTCTTGACACGCAGATGTCGATGCCCGATGCATGGGCCCTCAAGGCGCCGAAGCCCCTAGCTCCGTCGCCGACAGATACCGGTACGGGGGTCGCGCTGGAGTCGCAAGGTCTGCTCGACAATGTTGTGACGGCCTGTTTGTGTCCCCTTGATGAACAAGGCAAAAAGCAGCATGCCTGTGGTTGGATTCATTGTACAGAGAGCTTTGATacgcatgccgagctgACTGCGCATATTGCCGAAGTGCATGTCGGTTCTGGTAAGACTGAATACGAATGTGGCTGGGTCGGCTgcgagcgtgccaagcaTGGCCGCAAGTTTCAGCAGAAGCAAAAGGTACTGCGTCACATTCAGACACACACGGGCGACCGCCCGTATGTATGTTCCGTGTGTCACAAGCGTTTCAGCGAGACAAGTACCTTGACGCAGCACATGCGTACGCATACCAATGAGCGCCCCTACAAATGTGATTTTCCAGGATGCAACAAGTCTTTCAGCGTGATCGGCAGCCTCACTATTCATAAGCGCACACACACAGGTGATCGACCGTTCAAGTGCCCGTACCCTAACTGCCACCGGCAATTTTCGGAGAGCAGCAACCTCAACAAACATCTGCGCGTGCACAGTGGAGACAAGCCCTTCGAATGCCCTGAATGCAAGCGCCGCTTCTCACGACCTGATCAGCGGGCTCGACACCGCAAAATCCACGCGAAACAGGTGGCATCGACCCATGCTGCATCCACCTCGTCCTCCCTGGCGCCCTCGGTCAGCATGCCACGTGCGCCCGAGGCAGGACCGATCATCGAGTCGGTCGCTGTCGTAGGCCTGTAG